A stretch of DNA from Nitratireductor thuwali:
CAGGCGATTTGCTTGCCCATACGCTCGGTCCAGGGGATGGCATGATGATCGAAAGCGGCAAGCGCGGAGCGCTTCAGGCACAAACCTTTGGAATCATACTCGGCACCGAGCGTTTCGAGGAATGCGTTCGCTTCTATAGGGATATTCTGGAACTACCGGTTTGGTTCGAGAAAGAGCGTCTGGTCTGCCTGCGCTTCGGCGACGGATATCTGATGATCGAGACAGGCGGAATGGCGCGAGAGGGCAGAAAGCCCAACCGGGAAAACCCGACCATGCTTCGGTTCAACGTCGACGATGTTGAAACGGCGGCAGCCGATCTTGAGGCCAAGGGAATTCCGGTGGTCGTGCCCTACAGCGTGGTGTAGCTCGGCGGTGGTGAAGCCGCTCGCGAGCGCGCCCGACAGCGCTGTAGCGAGCGAGCGGCACAGCAGCGGTCATCGATGCTCCCCGGTAGGGTCGGGTTGCTCACAGCAACCTGATTCGAGGAACGATCGATGACCGACGACATGATGAACCTGCGCGCGCTCGTGGAGAAGACCCTGCCGCGGTTAGGGTTTAGGCAGCCGAACCGTTCAAGCATTGCGAGGGCCGTATTGGCCACAGCAAGAGCCGCAACTTATGAGGCCGGATATCAGCGACGGCCGAGGAATGTCGGTCGGGAAGGCTAGTGCTTGTTTGCTGTTTGTTCATAGTTTCTGCAGTGGCTGTTAAAGGTTATCCAGC
This window harbors:
- a CDS encoding VOC family protein, with amino-acid sequence MMIESGKRGALQAQTFGIILGTERFEECVRFYRDILELPVWFEKERLVCLRFGDGYLMIETGGMAREGRKPNRENPTMLRFNVDDVETAAADLEAKGIPVVVPYSVV